The Edaphobacter flagellatus sequence GGCACCTGTTTCGATCGGCGCGGTGGCTCCTTCGGGGAGGGCTTTGGCAGAGTTGATTGCGTGCGAGGTGACGCCTGCATCGGGCTCGGTGATTGAGCTTGGGCCGGGGACGGGTGTGTTTACGCGCGCGGTTCTGGCTCGTGGTGTGAGCGAGGAGAACATGACGCTTGTCGAATCGATGCCGGAGTTTGCAGAGGCTCTTCAGCAGAAGTTTCCGAAGGCGCGTGTGCTTTGCATGGACGCGGCACGTTTGCGCGAGCGGAATCTGTATGAGGAGGCTTGCGTCGGCAGTGTGATCAGCGGCCTTCCGCTGCTGAACATGTCGTCGAAGCGTGTGATGTCGATTTTGAAAGGCGCGTTCGGGTACATGGGAGCGCACGGCGCTTTTTATCAATTCACGTATGGTCCGTGGTGCCCGGTGCCCCGCATGCTGCTGGACCGGCTGGGCCTAAAGGCGACTCGCGTTGGCGGTACTGTTCTCAACGTCCCTCCAGCTACGGTGTATCGCATTACGCGGCGGCGTGTGCCGAGGCTTGCGCTAGTCTGAGGGATGGAGTGGTGAGGTATGCGGGTTCTGCTGGTGGAAGATGAGCCGGAGATGGCTTCGGCGTTGTCGTCGGCGCTGAAGAAGTATGACATTGTTGTTGACTGCACGCGTACGCTGCGTGAGGCGAAGGAACTGCTTGCGGCGGGTGTGCATGATGCGATTCTTCTGGATCGCCAGCTTCCGGATGGCGATGGGCTGACTCTGATCGCGGCGCTGCGTGCTCAAGGGGCGATTGTGCCGGTGATTGTGTTGACGGCGAAGGGAGAACTGACGGAGAGGATCGCAGGTCTGGATAGCGGCGCCGACGACTATCTTGCCAAGCCATTTGCGATTGAGGAACTGCTGGCTCGTCTGCGGGCTGTGTTGCGGCGGCCAAGTCGTGTTCCTGCCGATACGGTGCGAGTGGGCAATCTCAGCTTCGATTTCAGCCATCGTGAGGCGAGTGTTGAAGGGCAGGTGCTGGATCTGCCACGTCGCGAGCTGTTGGTATTGGAGGCGCTGCTGCGAAGGATGGGGAGAACGGTGCTGCGTTCGGCGCTGGAGGAGTCGGTCTTCAGCTTTGATGACGAGGTGCAATCGAATGCGCTGGATACGCATGTGTCGAGGCTGCGGCGAAAGTTATCGGAGTCGCGGTCGGGTGTGGAGATTCATGGAATCCGCGGTGTCGGCTATCTGCTGAGGCAGAGTGCATGAGGTGGCGGCGGGACGGATCGCTGCGCTGGAGTCTTATCTGGCGGCTGATGACGATGCAGAGTGTGGTGCTGGGAGTCATCTGCATCCTGATTGTTGGGGTGCTGTACTGGACGGGTGGGCTGCTGACGCTGGAGTCTGAGGACCAGGTGATCGGCGTTTTGCAGAAGGCTGTCGATCGCGATGCGAAGGGCGGATTGGTGCTGCGGCCAACGCCGGAGCTTGTGAGCCTGAGGAAGAAGGTTCCGGGGCTTTGGTTTGTTATCAGGGACAAAGAAGGGCACTCGTTATCCGAGGGGAGTGTGCCGCCGGAATTTTCGCATATTGGCGATTCGCTGGATGCGGTGAGTCAGGCGAGGCTGGGGTGGCAACTGGGTGATCCGCCGCGTCCGAATGCGGTGATGCGGTGGAGTAAGACGTCTGCGGGAAGAGTTCAGATCTTAACGGGTCCGGGGGGCAAGGTAAGGCTGCGTGCAGCGTTGCTGGCGATAGTGATTGTGATGATGACGTATATCGGGCCGTTGCTGATCCTGATGGTGATTGCGACGCTGATCGCGACACCGATTGTCATTCGCAACGCGCTGGCGGGTTTGGGGGCGGCTGCGTCGGAGGCTGCACAGATCGATATCGACCAGCGCGGAACGAGGCTGTCGGTGGAGCGTGTACCGGCGGAGGTGCGTCCGTTGGTGAAGGCCGTGAACGATGCGCTTGGGCGGCTGGATGAAGGGTATGAGCGACAGGGCCGTTTTCTTGCGGACGCGGCGCATGAGCTACGGACCCCGATTGCGATTTTGAATACGCGTCTGGAGTCGTATCCGGTCAGTCCGGAGAATGAGCGGCTGATGGAGGATGTTTCGCGGCTGTCGATTCTTGCGGAGCAACTGCTCGATCTGGAGCGCCTGAATCGTGGTGGGTTACGACTTTTGCAGGTCGATCTGGTGGCGATGGGAGAACGCGTGGCAGCGGACCTGGCTCCGCTGGCTATTGCTGCCGGTTACAGGCTGTCGTTTGATGCGCTGAGGCGTCCTGTGATGGTGATGGGGGATCGGGCTTCGTTGGAGCGAGCTTTGATCAATCTTGTGCAGAATGCGATCGAGCATGGCGGGCGCAGAGGAATGATCACCATCACGGTTCGGCCGTTAGGTGCGATCGAGGTGATGGACGAAGGGCCGGGGATTCCTGCAGCGGATCGCGAACGTATCTTCGAGCCGTTTTATCGTCTGGAGACGCGGGATCGAGGCGTTGGACTGGGGCTGAACCTGGTGCGGGAGATCGTTGAGCTGCACAAGGGAAGTGTGGTGGCTGTTGCCGGGGAGACGGGTGGAGCCTGTTTCAGGATGACGCTGCCACTCAGCGGAGAGTCAACAGCGAACTGACGCGATGCGCTACGCGCCGAGGTGCAGAAGGTGGAGTAGCCGGGTGCTGCCGAAGATGTAGAGCGCGGAGCATAGGCCTTCGCCGATGAAGACGCCGAAGAGGAGTTTGAGGATGTTGAGCTTCATGGCTCCACTGACGCAGCAGATGGCGTCGGTGGGGAGGGCGGGAAAGAAGCTCCAGCCGATGATGATGGGGAGCTGATGATGTTTCAGGCCAGATTCGATGGTGGCCAGGCGCCTGCGGTTTCTGCGCTGCAGGTGCTCGTAGAGCTTGAATGATGCAGAGAAGTAATAGATGCCTGCGGATGAGATGAGTGCGCCGATCATGGTGAGAGCAAAGAGCGGAACAGGAGGCAGAAAGAAGGAGCCTGCTCCGATCAGGACGAGCAGAGGCACGAAGGTGAATCCACGAAGGCAGCCGATAAGAAGATAAAGCGCGCAGGCGCTGAGCGTGGAGACAGAGGCAAGGTTGCGCGCTTCTGCTGGCGAAAGGAAGGCGTGGGTGAAGCGAAGGTAGAGCGCCGCTGTGACGCATAGGGCGAGCAGGCTATAGCGCAGCAGCGGGTTTTTCATCGGGTTTTCCATTGGCACAATCTCAGCGTCACAAGTGACGACTCCATAGAGCTTGCGGCTGGAGAATTGCGTGAACATTGCGTTCGAGGGGATCGCCTTCTGCGCTATGACCTGGGCGTGGCGGAGGAGCAAGACAGAGATTTTCACAGACATTTTCGCTAAAAGTAGGTTCTTGAGCGTAACGTATGAATCCTTCGGTAAATTGGCACATCTGTATAAACGACAAATGTTGTCGAATAGGAGGAAATAGCAATGAACGTAGTAGTTTACGGAGCGACAGGAAATGCGGGTTCGGAGATTGTGAAGGAGCTGGTAGCTCGCGGACATAAGGTGACGGGTGTGGCCAGGAAGGTGGACGCGTTGAAGTCGCAGCCGGAAGTTACGGCGAAGGTTGACGACCTTTCGAATGCGGACACGGTGGCTTCGATCATCAAGGGAGCCGATGTCGTGGTTTCGGCATATCAGCCTCCGGCAGACAATACGGACAAGCTGGTGGATGTGACGAAGCTGCAGATTGAGGCGGTGAAGAAGGCTGGTGGTCCGAGGCTGATCGTTGTCGGCGGAGCAGGGCAGCTGGAGGTAGCTCCCGGAGTGACGCTGATCAAATCGGGATATCTGCCGGCGGAGTACCTGCCGATTGCGACGTCGCATGAGAAGGCGGCGGAGGTGCTGAAGGGATCGGATATCAACTGGACCTACATTGCTCCGGCTGCGTTTTTTGTTCCGGGTGAGCGGACGGGCAAGTACCGTACGGGTACCAACAATCTGGTGGCAGATGCGAAGGGCGAGAGCAAGATCTCGTTTGCGGATTATGCGATTGCTCTGGTGGATGAGATCGAGAAGCCGCAGCACGAGAAGAAACTGTTTTCGGTTGGCTATTGAGGTTTTGCGGAAGTGAAGAGGCGGCCAAGGCCGCCTCTTTTTCGTGGGGAACTCATCAGAGACACACTTCTGGCTGCTCTTGAAGAGCAAGCCTTTTGAGCATGTCCGTCGGATTTGGCGTCAATGAAAGATTTGGACTAGAAGAGACGAACTGGAAGACGACGTACACATTAACTTCGTTGCAAAACCATGGAGGCTCCTCGGTCCCGATTTTGACCAGATCGGCGTAGGAACGGTCGTCGCCATAACAACATCTGCTAGAAAATTGAAGATTTTTCAGCCGCAAAGATGTCTCAACGTCGTTGCGGTTCATCCCCGGCATAAAAGCTTCTTCATAGGAACGAAGAGCTTGCTGATATGTCTTCTCGCGTTGTTGCCTGGAATGTTTCTTCCATGCTTGGTATACCGCGAAGCTCAAGACCAAGATGCAGCAAGACATCACTAAGATTTTGCCAATCTGTTTCATAACTTTCTACACGCGGTGGTTGTCGGGGCGCCAGTTGGTGATGGCTTGTTTGATGGCTTTAGGCTCGAGGTTCTGGGTGAGGGTCTTGTGGAAGAGAGCGGGCAGCTCGGCGTCAGAGGCGAAGCGGAGAGCGACGAACTGTTTGAGGGTGAGGTCGTCAATGTGCTGGCGCTGGTCGGGTGGGAGAAGCGCTTCGAGGCGCAGGCGCTCTTCGAGGCGGATGAGGCGGTCCTGCAGCTTGAGGTCGTTGATGCGGGATTTGAAGGCGAGGACGAGGAGGGCGAGCGCAACGATGATGGACCAGTGGCCGAGCCAGGGGTGTTCGTGCCGGAAGCGGATGGCGATGTAGACGGCGACTCCCAGGTTGGCGATGACGACTGGGAAGACGAAGAGGTGCATGGGGGAGTCGGTGCGAGCGTGGTTGCTGAAGCTTTGCGGGGCGGCCATCGTGCGGAGTCCTTTCGTTTTGGCGCAGCGGCATCAGCATAGCAGGTGCGTTAGGCTGGAAAGATGGCGAAGAAGCGTATTGGAGTTCATGTAGGAACGGGCGGCGGTGTTTGGACGGCAGTGGATCGCGCGGTAGCGGCTGGTGCGAACACATTTCAGATTTTTTCGGCGAGTCCGCGCATGTGGAAGGCTCCGGCAGTGAAGCCTGCGGATGCGGCGAAGTTGCTGGAACTGCGGGCGAAGCATGATGTGGGGCCGGCTGTGATTCATGCGAACTATCTGATCAATGTGTGCAGCCAGACAGAGGCGGTGCGGGAGAATTCGGTGACCGCGTTTCGTGGCGAGGTGGAGCGTGCGCTGGCGTTGGGCGCCGAGTATCTTGTGCTCCATCCGGGGAGCTGGAAGGGACTGACGCGTGACGAGGGGCTGAAGTTGGCGGCGGAGTCGATTGAGCGTGCGGTGCAGGGGATTGATTTTTCGAAGGCCATGAGCCCGGGGAAGGACTTTCATCTGCTGATTGAGAACACGGCGGGCGCGGAGTTTTCGCTGGGAGGGAAGCTGGAACAGGTAGCGGAACTGGTGGAGAAGCTGAAGGCGCATCTGCCGGTGGCGGTGTGTCTGGATACGTGTCATGTGCATGTGTCGGGGTATGACATCGTGTCGGCGGATGGGTACATCGAGACGATGAAGCTGGTGGAGTCGACGGTGGGTTTCGATGCGGTGAAGGTGTGGCACTGCAACGATGCGAAGGCGGCAATGGGATCAAAGCTGGACCGGCACGAGCATATTGGAGAGGGCACGATTGGGGCGGAGGCGTTCCGGCGGCTGCTGCATGATCCGAAGTTTGCGCATGCAGCATTTGTGGCGGAGACGCCTGTGGATTCGCCGGGGGATGAGGCGCGTAATGTGGGCGTGTTGCGAACGCTGGCAGCGGGGTGAAATTTCGCTGCTGCTATTTACGGCGCGACAGGATGCGGTTGTGTCATTCCGAGCGAAATGCGGGGGTTCCTCGCTTCGCTCGGAATGACGCGGGTTGTTAACTGACCGCTGCTAGGAGTAGAGCTCGGCGGAGATGAATTCGTTGCGGAATTTGCCTTTGGGGTCGTACTGCTGGACGAGGGCTTTGAAGTCGTCGAGCTTTGGGTAGACCTTGCGGAAGTGATCGGCTTTGAGGGTGGAAAGCTTAGCCCAGTGGGGGCGCGGGTTGAAGGGCGCGAGTTTGGCTTCGATGAGAGGGAGAATCTTCTGTACCTCGGGCCACTGGAGCTTCCAGGTGAAATGGATGGCGAGCGAATCCTGCTGG is a genomic window containing:
- a CDS encoding class I SAM-dependent methyltransferase; translation: MLSFLGAWVSAPVSIGAVAPSGRALAELIACEVTPASGSVIELGPGTGVFTRAVLARGVSEENMTLVESMPEFAEALQQKFPKARVLCMDAARLRERNLYEEACVGSVISGLPLLNMSSKRVMSILKGAFGYMGAHGAFYQFTYGPWCPVPRMLLDRLGLKATRVGGTVLNVPPATVYRITRRRVPRLALV
- a CDS encoding response regulator, whose amino-acid sequence is MRVLLVEDEPEMASALSSALKKYDIVVDCTRTLREAKELLAAGVHDAILLDRQLPDGDGLTLIAALRAQGAIVPVIVLTAKGELTERIAGLDSGADDYLAKPFAIEELLARLRAVLRRPSRVPADTVRVGNLSFDFSHREASVEGQVLDLPRRELLVLEALLRRMGRTVLRSALEESVFSFDDEVQSNALDTHVSRLRRKLSESRSGVEIHGIRGVGYLLRQSA
- a CDS encoding sensor histidine kinase, with product MRWRRDGSLRWSLIWRLMTMQSVVLGVICILIVGVLYWTGGLLTLESEDQVIGVLQKAVDRDAKGGLVLRPTPELVSLRKKVPGLWFVIRDKEGHSLSEGSVPPEFSHIGDSLDAVSQARLGWQLGDPPRPNAVMRWSKTSAGRVQILTGPGGKVRLRAALLAIVIVMMTYIGPLLILMVIATLIATPIVIRNALAGLGAAASEAAQIDIDQRGTRLSVERVPAEVRPLVKAVNDALGRLDEGYERQGRFLADAAHELRTPIAILNTRLESYPVSPENERLMEDVSRLSILAEQLLDLERLNRGGLRLLQVDLVAMGERVAADLAPLAIAAGYRLSFDALRRPVMVMGDRASLERALINLVQNAIEHGGRRGMITITVRPLGAIEVMDEGPGIPAADRERIFEPFYRLETRDRGVGLGLNLVREIVELHKGSVVAVAGETGGACFRMTLPLSGESTAN
- a CDS encoding VTT domain-containing protein, giving the protein MKISVLLLRHAQVIAQKAIPSNAMFTQFSSRKLYGVVTCDAEIVPMENPMKNPLLRYSLLALCVTAALYLRFTHAFLSPAEARNLASVSTLSACALYLLIGCLRGFTFVPLLVLIGAGSFFLPPVPLFALTMIGALISSAGIYYFSASFKLYEHLQRRNRRRLATIESGLKHHQLPIIIGWSFFPALPTDAICCVSGAMKLNILKLLFGVFIGEGLCSALYIFGSTRLLHLLHLGA
- a CDS encoding NAD(P)-dependent oxidoreductase, producing the protein MNVVVYGATGNAGSEIVKELVARGHKVTGVARKVDALKSQPEVTAKVDDLSNADTVASIIKGADVVVSAYQPPADNTDKLVDVTKLQIEAVKKAGGPRLIVVGGAGQLEVAPGVTLIKSGYLPAEYLPIATSHEKAAEVLKGSDINWTYIAPAAFFVPGERTGKYRTGTNNLVADAKGESKISFADYAIALVDEIEKPQHEKKLFSVGY
- a CDS encoding DUF6526 family protein, translated to MAAPQSFSNHARTDSPMHLFVFPVVIANLGVAVYIAIRFRHEHPWLGHWSIIVALALLVLAFKSRINDLKLQDRLIRLEERLRLEALLPPDQRQHIDDLTLKQFVALRFASDAELPALFHKTLTQNLEPKAIKQAITNWRPDNHRV
- a CDS encoding deoxyribonuclease IV, coding for MAKKRIGVHVGTGGGVWTAVDRAVAAGANTFQIFSASPRMWKAPAVKPADAAKLLELRAKHDVGPAVIHANYLINVCSQTEAVRENSVTAFRGEVERALALGAEYLVLHPGSWKGLTRDEGLKLAAESIERAVQGIDFSKAMSPGKDFHLLIENTAGAEFSLGGKLEQVAELVEKLKAHLPVAVCLDTCHVHVSGYDIVSADGYIETMKLVESTVGFDAVKVWHCNDAKAAMGSKLDRHEHIGEGTIGAEAFRRLLHDPKFAHAAFVAETPVDSPGDEARNVGVLRTLAAG